Genomic DNA from Gimesia aquarii:
ATCCGGCCCCGCGAAACTTGTCTATGAAAGTGCGGCTCAAGAAGGAAGAGATCTCTTTCAAAAAATGCTGCCTACTTCTTGGCCCTATAAGGATAATGCATGGCCCTATATTGGAACAGAACATCTACTCTTGGGTCTACTCAATGTTCCGGAATCTTCAGCCTATCAATATTTAGAAACAAAAATGAACGAAAAGGGTTTAAAGCCGATACATATGCGAGACGTAACCTTAAATTTGATTTTCGGACCTAGTAGAGAGTAGGCAAAATTTGCTAGAAAGAAGGGCGTGATGCTCGTTAATACTAATATATTACACTTTTCAAAATAGAGCAGACTAACAGCCCCACCAGGGTAAACACGACATAACTCAAAGCGACCGTTCTTTCGTCAAGTTGATATTTGATTACGACTTGATCCCACGTAACTAATCCCACGATAAAACCGATAAATAGACCGATTCCACCAAAGAGTGTTGTCGAGATCAAAATTGAATATTCTTCTATATGGGAAGACCTTGTCATTGGATCTGATAGAGCAAGGGATGACAACCACAGGAACCAGATACCTGTCATGGCAGTGATTGACAATGTATGTAAGAGCCGCATCCAAATCATTTGATTGATCATAAAACGATCTCCTGCGTTCAATAATATCGTATTGCAGGAATCATGTTAAACGATTCTTCAGCAGGAAAGTACAAAAGAATCGCGAAGGACCTTTACATGCTACACACAGGGTTAGACTCAATGTTATAATAGCTCTCGTTGCGTTTCTGGAATATAGTCAAAATTAGCCCCATTGAGCCTCCCCTTATTCCCACAGAGAGACCACAACCGTGATCAAGAAATTCTCCTCACTCATTCCCTTTGTCATTCTGTCTGGTCTCTTACTGTGTGACATGCAGAGCTTGCCGAGTGCAGAGCCGGTTCCTGTTGACCTTTCGCAGATCGCCGCCGATGTCATTATCAACGAAGACAGCAAAACCTACGACTCTCATCCTTCCGCGGTGATGGTGCCGGATGGCTCCACGTGGGTGGCTTGGAATGCGTTCAAGAATAGTCGCGATCAAATTCTGCTTCGTAAAATCGAAGCGAACGGAACACTAGGACCGATTCAAACTGTCAGTAAACAGGGAGCCGTGCATGGCCATCCGACTGTGGTCTCAATGGATGGCGATACCCTCTGGGTTGTCTGGTCAGCAAAGCGACCCATGGGCTGGACAATTTTGGCACGTGAGTATCAGGCGGGAATCGGGCAGAAAGTGATTATCGTTTCGGAAACTGAAGTCGATACCATTCAACCGACGGCAACCCGCATTGCCGACGATCAACTGATGATCGCCTGGAGCGGAAGGCAGAACGGACGTTTTCAGATTCAAGGTCGTGTGCTTAAAGGGAAGGACTGGCAGAAACCGTTCACGATTTCGACTGACACGGTGGATGCATTCCGTCCCGCGATTGCTGTTGACGAATCAGCCAATGTGTGGGTGGTCTGGGATCAGTATCGTTACAAGCGGTACAATGTCGTTGGGCGAAAAGTCGCCCCAGAAATCGGTCCGATGGAAACAATATCCCCAGCCGAGAGGCACGGTTTACAGCCAACGATTCTTTCCACTAAACAAGGTCTGTTCGTCGCCTGGTTACAGAAACAGGATGTGATCGGCGGCCCGGGGGTGATCAGTCAGTGGCATACACTGCATGTCGCGAAGCGTGGTCCACAGGGGTGGAAACAGATTCAAGATGCAGAGGGGAACCGTGTCGCAGCGGAACTCACACAAGGCTTGATGGCGCAGATCGAACCCAAACCGGTTGCCACCAGCGGTTATCTCGGCAGACGTACGGCTCCGATGTTACTCGCTGACGGAGACGATGTCTGGTTGTTGTGGGAACGAAAATCAGACCATCGCGGATCGACGGCCAAGCCACGGGGAGACCTGGTGGGGCGTCGCATTCAACAGAACATACTACAGCCTGCGGCTGTGTTGTATCAGGGAAAGGTTGATTATCATCTGGCACACCCCGAACAAGCGATCGATAACAAATTTGCTCTGCTGGCTTCGAATGTGTTTGGCGGGGGACGTCGTGTGTATCATCGTCTCGTCGGTGATTTGAAAAAGCAAACGAAGTTTGAACAGGAACAATGGGCAGGCTGGCAGCCAATTGAGCTTCCCATTAAGCGGGAAGTCACCACGCGAAGGACGATTCAAGCCGATGGAAAAACTTTAAAACTGTTCTGGGCAGACATGCATTGTCACAACAATCTCTCGTCTGATGCCGAGGGGGAACCCGATGAGTTGAACGTTTACGCCCGCGATCGGGCCGCGCTGGATGTGGTTGTTTTTACTAATAACGATTTCTACATTGTCCCGTTAACACAATACGAATACGAACTGGGTAACTTCTTCGCGAATGCGTTTACGCAAGAGCAGAAATTTCTTTCGCTGCCGGGCTATGAATGGACGTCTCGCATACCCGGAGTCAAAACGGCAAAAGCTGCTGATCCTGGTAACTGGACGCATCCTTATAAAAATCGTTCCTACCCTAATCACCGTAGTGTTGTTTATCCTTCGGATGGCGGACCTGTCGTGCGGTTCATTGAAGTCGAAAATGACATCAGCCAATTGAATATAGCCGTTCAAAAAACGGGTGGCATCACCTTAACACAACACCCGGCCTTCAAACCATCGGGACATCCCGTTGAAGTGGGTATGGAATTAACCTCGGGTTGGAGTAATTACATCGCCCGTGTTCCCAAGCTGTTTCACGGCGTCCTCAATCGAGGCGGAAACCTAGCGTTTGTGGCCTGTGGCGATTCCCATCGACGCGCTCCCGGATTGAGTGGTGCCTTGACGGGCATCTACGCCGAAGAGCTAACGGCGGAATCGATTCTCGACGCCTTAAAAAAACGCCGCTGCTTTGCCACAAACGGTGCTCAGTTCTTTGTCGATACGCGCGCCAATGGTGCCTTGATGGGTGAGGAAATCACAGCGCAAGATGGTACGGTTAATCTATCTCTGCAAGCAATCGGTACACGTCCCGTTGTTTCGGCCACGTTGATTCACAATGGTAAGGAGATCAAAACATTCAAAGGCACGGGAACAAAAGAATTCAGCACTGAACTTCGTTTAACTGGTTTACCTCCTGGCAGACACTGGTTCTACTGGCGAATCGTTCAATCGAAAGATGCCCCTGTTCTCCCCGGAAACCTGATGGCCGCCCACGGACATCTTGCCTGGTCAACCCCACATTTTGTGAATGTGGGACTTAAATAATGCATACAAGGGGCTTAGTTATAGCCTCTTTCCTATCCAACATCTCTAAAATTGTTCTTACTCGATCCTGCCTGAGCCAGTACAATAGAGTCTGAAAGAAAGTGCGTGCCTTTACTAAAGTCTTTTAATACTCAGGTTGAAATTCACATGAAACGATTTCCCGGAACGATCGGTGTTTGTCTGATATTAGCACTACTGCTACAGGGAAATCATTGTTTGCAGGCACAGCTCTCGATTCCGAAATCGACGAAACCTCAGGGGGCACCGATCAAAACTTCGGTTTCGGTTACCTTACTTATGGAAAATACCAGTTCGGCTTTGTTTGCTCAGGAGTGGGGGCGGATCTTTCGTGATTTGAATATTTCCATTCAGACCCGGCGTTCTTCGGGCGATGACAAGCCCGAGATTGAACAAAATGTACGGGGCACGTTTCGTGAAGTCCGCCTGATTGGCATATTAGATCGGAGGGGGGAGATTCAATTTCCGGGACATCAATTCGCACGCAAAGATGTCGGGAAACTCAAGGAGTGGCTGAACGAACTCAAAACCTATGGCGCTCAAGGTTCACCGGATAGTAAACCGCTCTGGGGTTTGTCAGCTGACCAGTTTCGAACCGTCTTTGCCGAACTCTCCGAGCCAGCTCCCGTCAATGTGCAGGGAATGTCATTGAAAGAAGCCATCGGAAAACTTGACTTTCCGAGCACTCTTCCCGTGAGAATAAACATCAATGCGGAAAAACAGGTGTCAGAAAAATACCAGGATCTCAAAGTTATTCCCGATCTCGGAAAGCTGGCGAAAGGAACCGTGCTCGCAATTTTATTGAAGCAGTACGGATTGGAATTTTATCCCTCACGAACTCCCTCGGGTTTGCTGGAACTGGTCGTGACTCCGATCGGATCGGTATCCAGAGCGTGGCCCATCGGCTGGGAGTTGAAAGAATCCCGTCAGAAAACGGCACCACGTTTCTTTCAATTGATTCCCGTGGAACTAACGAACGTTCCGCTAAGAGACGTCTTGATGGCAGCGTCTAAAGCCTCAGACATCCCGATGATTGTGGATGAGTATGCCGTGCAGCAAAAAGGAGTCGATCTGGATCAGGTCAAAGTCAACATTTCGAAAAAACGAACGACATGGGGCATTCTGATTCGTAACGCCATCGGCCGTGACGGACTCACGCGCAAGCTGGTGATCGATGAACGGGGACAACCCTTTATCTGGATCACGGTTTTTGTACCGAAGGTTTCATCTGCAATTCGCAAGTAAAAGCTTAAGACGCTGGCGGCACAGGGGGAGGCGCCGTTGTTCCGGGAGCAGGCGGCGGTTCTGGTGAAGGTGGAATGGATTGGGGATACGGTTTCTTCGGTGGCACAGGGGGGCTTACTTTTCCATGATAGGGGATGGTCATCGCGCCGTTTGGTATGACACTTGGTGTCGGTTCATTCGGCGGTGTATGCTCATTTTCTGTTGCACCAACATTCACCACAGCTTCATAAGGAGCTGCACCAGATCCCTGAAAACCGCCAACCAGATCGGGTCGCGAATATTTCACATCACGTCCCGGAGTCACTCCATATTGCCAGTGGAAATAAGAAACCTGCCTTGCCTTGTAAGGCATATGTTCTTGTTTTTGCAAAAAGATGGCAGGCGCACGCAAGGTATTATAATCGGCCCACAAGCTGGCCAGGCTATAACGTTCTCGACGGACAAAACAGCCTTGCAGAC
This window encodes:
- a CDS encoding CehA/McbA family metallohydrolase domain-containing protein, yielding MIKKFSSLIPFVILSGLLLCDMQSLPSAEPVPVDLSQIAADVIINEDSKTYDSHPSAVMVPDGSTWVAWNAFKNSRDQILLRKIEANGTLGPIQTVSKQGAVHGHPTVVSMDGDTLWVVWSAKRPMGWTILAREYQAGIGQKVIIVSETEVDTIQPTATRIADDQLMIAWSGRQNGRFQIQGRVLKGKDWQKPFTISTDTVDAFRPAIAVDESANVWVVWDQYRYKRYNVVGRKVAPEIGPMETISPAERHGLQPTILSTKQGLFVAWLQKQDVIGGPGVISQWHTLHVAKRGPQGWKQIQDAEGNRVAAELTQGLMAQIEPKPVATSGYLGRRTAPMLLADGDDVWLLWERKSDHRGSTAKPRGDLVGRRIQQNILQPAAVLYQGKVDYHLAHPEQAIDNKFALLASNVFGGGRRVYHRLVGDLKKQTKFEQEQWAGWQPIELPIKREVTTRRTIQADGKTLKLFWADMHCHNNLSSDAEGEPDELNVYARDRAALDVVVFTNNDFYIVPLTQYEYELGNFFANAFTQEQKFLSLPGYEWTSRIPGVKTAKAADPGNWTHPYKNRSYPNHRSVVYPSDGGPVVRFIEVENDISQLNIAVQKTGGITLTQHPAFKPSGHPVEVGMELTSGWSNYIARVPKLFHGVLNRGGNLAFVACGDSHRRAPGLSGALTGIYAEELTAESILDALKKRRCFATNGAQFFVDTRANGALMGEEITAQDGTVNLSLQAIGTRPVVSATLIHNGKEIKTFKGTGTKEFSTELRLTGLPPGRHWFYWRIVQSKDAPVLPGNLMAAHGHLAWSTPHFVNVGLK